In Fictibacillus halophilus, a single genomic region encodes these proteins:
- a CDS encoding GNAT family N-acetyltransferase, with protein sequence MSYIFEQKEDGMMRNVYLKNQSNVNIRRVTTDDAQNMINFYNVVGGESDFLSFGAGEFKLDLQEYKDYITATSKELNSIMLIAEIDSKIIGIATINSPQKERTKHVGTLGIVVSEKYTGMGLGKILMNELLEWARLNGITKKISLVTNENNSKAIELYKKLGFEKEGLLKHDNFIKGNYHNTVVMGLLL encoded by the coding sequence TTGTCTTATATATTTGAACAGAAAGAAGATGGAATGATGCGTAACGTTTACTTAAAAAATCAATCGAATGTTAATATACGAAGAGTCACCACCGACGATGCTCAAAACATGATTAACTTTTATAATGTTGTTGGCGGCGAAAGTGATTTTTTATCCTTTGGGGCCGGTGAATTTAAGCTAGACCTTCAGGAATATAAAGATTACATCACCGCAACTTCCAAAGAATTGAATTCTATCATGCTGATTGCCGAAATAGATTCAAAGATAATTGGGATCGCAACCATTAACTCACCACAAAAAGAAAGAACGAAACATGTTGGAACACTTGGTATTGTCGTTTCCGAAAAATACACAGGCATGGGATTGGGAAAAATCTTAATGAATGAACTATTGGAGTGGGCACGTTTAAATGGCATTACGAAAAAGATCAGTCTTGTAACGAATGAGAACAACTCAAAAGCGATTGAACTATATAAGAAATTGGGTTTTGAGAAGGAAGGTTTGTTAAAGCACGATAATTTTATTAAAGGAAATTATCATAACACCGTTGTTATGGGGCTGCTTTTATAA
- the brnQ gene encoding branched-chain amino acid transport system II carrier protein encodes MRKMDTVFIGLMLFSMFFGAGNLIFPPFLGAEAGSSYWLAMAGFILTGVGLPFAVLFAVSLVKGGVQTIGNRVHPVFSTVFMVVIYLSIGPFLAIPRNANVAYEMGLKPFLGTESNAALILLLFTVTFFALVYAVSLNPSKMEKYMGRWITPTLLLSMVVLCTVGFFKLDAPLQSPSATYQSGAFSKGFIEGYNTMDALAALAFGIVILTAIQQRGVQDRKQLTTYTLKAGLIAGTLLTLVYVSLGLIGGKMAATGSFENGTDILAEASTLLLGENGTALLGFIFTLACFTTVVGLTTACGQYFSKLMPSISYKTVVLLVTLISFTLSNLGLNQILKVSVPFLVTAYPLTIVLVVLTFFNRFFKNPKKVYGSAVLFTGVFAMMDGLVAFGLDLGPVQVVKDILPLSSMGLQWILPALVGTAVGMFLSSFSRVHSPLDEVEVKAS; translated from the coding sequence ATGAGAAAGATGGACACCGTTTTTATTGGACTTATGTTATTTTCAATGTTTTTTGGAGCAGGAAATCTCATTTTCCCTCCATTCTTAGGGGCAGAAGCAGGATCTTCGTACTGGCTTGCGATGGCAGGATTCATACTGACTGGAGTTGGACTTCCTTTTGCCGTATTATTTGCCGTTTCCCTCGTAAAAGGAGGCGTTCAAACGATCGGTAATCGTGTCCATCCTGTTTTCAGCACCGTCTTTATGGTCGTTATCTATTTAAGTATCGGACCATTCTTGGCTATTCCGAGAAATGCAAACGTTGCTTATGAGATGGGACTTAAACCATTCTTGGGCACTGAATCAAACGCTGCACTCATTCTCTTATTATTTACCGTTACATTTTTCGCGCTCGTTTATGCGGTCAGCTTGAATCCATCGAAAATGGAGAAATATATGGGGCGCTGGATTACTCCAACCTTGCTCTTATCAATGGTTGTGCTTTGTACAGTAGGATTTTTCAAACTTGATGCTCCACTTCAATCACCATCCGCTACCTACCAATCCGGGGCCTTTTCGAAGGGTTTCATTGAAGGATACAACACAATGGATGCTCTTGCTGCTCTCGCTTTTGGTATCGTAATTCTTACAGCGATTCAACAAAGAGGCGTTCAAGATCGAAAGCAATTAACAACCTACACACTAAAAGCAGGTCTGATTGCAGGAACATTACTAACACTCGTTTATGTAAGCTTAGGATTAATCGGCGGTAAGATGGCTGCAACAGGTTCTTTTGAAAATGGAACAGACATCCTTGCAGAAGCTTCCACTCTTTTATTAGGAGAAAACGGAACAGCTCTACTTGGTTTTATTTTTACATTAGCTTGCTTTACTACAGTTGTGGGCTTAACAACAGCGTGTGGACAATACTTTTCAAAATTAATGCCAAGTATCAGCTATAAAACAGTTGTCTTACTCGTTACACTAATAAGCTTCACTCTATCAAACCTTGGACTGAACCAGATTCTTAAAGTTTCAGTGCCGTTTTTAGTCACCGCCTATCCATTAACAATCGTATTGGTTGTACTTACGTTTTTTAACCGCTTCTTCAAAAATCCTAAGAAAGTGTATGGAAGTGCAGTGCTCTTTACTGGTGTATTTGCCATGATGGACGGTTTGGTTGCATTCGGGTTAGATCTAGGTCCTGTTCAAGTGGTGAAAGATATCCTCCCTCTTTCATCTATGGGATTACAATGGATTCTTCCAGCTTTGGTGGGTACGGCAGTCGGAATGTTTTTAAGCAGCTTCAGCCGCGTTCATTCTCCATTAGATGAGGTTGAAGTGAAGGCTTCATAA
- a CDS encoding toxic anion resistance protein, whose protein sequence is MKENNAPLNHSDEPTNLMDDLLANPFGEQQETTVPSNENKQVRLIDVLPEENKEKAYQLAKQIDPTNHQTMITYGAPAQAKLHSFSNTMLDHVKKKDTGQIGEIIGDLMKKLQDVNPEELKSNKPTLIGRMFGKISGSVQEVLSKYQKTGAQIDRISVKLDGSKNVLMSDIVMLEKLYENNKEYFQALNVYIAAGELKLDELNQVTIPEMRRVAEQTNDQMKFQEVNDMVQFADRLDKRVHDLKLSREITIQSAPQIRLIQNTNQALVEKIQSSIMTAIPLWKNQVAIALTLIRQRNAVEAQKQVSKTTNELLLKNAEMLKTNTIETAKENERGLIDIETLKKTQENLLSTLEETLRIQEEGRVKRRLAEEELATMEIGLRQKLLEIKGE, encoded by the coding sequence ATGAAAGAAAATAATGCACCCCTTAACCATTCAGATGAACCGACAAATCTAATGGATGACTTGTTGGCAAACCCTTTTGGCGAACAGCAAGAAACTACTGTGCCTTCGAATGAAAACAAACAGGTACGATTAATAGATGTTCTGCCAGAAGAAAATAAAGAAAAAGCGTATCAGCTGGCTAAACAGATCGATCCGACGAATCACCAGACGATGATCACGTACGGAGCACCGGCACAGGCGAAGCTTCATTCATTTTCGAACACGATGCTTGATCATGTGAAAAAGAAAGATACTGGGCAAATCGGTGAGATCATTGGGGATCTAATGAAAAAACTTCAAGATGTGAATCCTGAAGAATTAAAATCAAACAAACCTACGTTGATCGGCCGTATGTTTGGAAAGATTTCAGGTTCTGTTCAAGAGGTACTTTCGAAGTATCAGAAAACGGGAGCACAGATTGATAGAATCTCTGTAAAGCTAGACGGTAGCAAGAATGTTCTTATGTCTGATATCGTCATGCTCGAAAAGTTGTACGAAAACAATAAAGAGTACTTTCAAGCGTTAAATGTATATATAGCGGCGGGAGAACTAAAGCTAGATGAGCTAAACCAGGTTACGATTCCTGAGATGAGAAGAGTGGCTGAACAAACAAACGATCAAATGAAGTTTCAAGAAGTAAATGATATGGTCCAGTTTGCCGATCGACTCGATAAACGGGTACATGACTTAAAACTAAGTCGTGAGATCACGATTCAAAGTGCACCACAAATTCGACTTATTCAAAACACGAACCAAGCGCTTGTAGAAAAAATTCAATCGTCCATCATGACGGCTATTCCGTTGTGGAAGAACCAAGTCGCAATTGCGCTAACGTTGATTAGACAGCGTAATGCGGTAGAAGCTCAAAAACAAGTTTCCAAAACGACAAATGAACTTTTACTAAAAAATGCTGAGATGCTAAAAACCAATACGATCGAAACCGCAAAAGAAAACGAACGCGGTTTGATTGATATTGAGACGTTAAAGAAAACGCAAGAGAATCTTCTTTCAACGCTAGAGGAAACACTGCGTATTCAAGAAGAAGGACGAGTTAAACGACGTCTTGCAGAAGAAGAGCTGGCAACGATGGAGATTGGGTTAAGACAGAAGCTGCTTGAAATTAAAGGTGAATAA